The window GAGTCCCTCGTGCCGAAGTCACGTATCCGCAAGAAGGCAGACTTCACGCCGCCGCCGGCGAAGCAGTCGACGAGCATAAAGCTGGGCAACCGCAGTTGGGTGGCGCCGGTGATGCTGGCGCTCTTCCTGGTCGGTCTGGCCTGGATCGTGCTCTTCTACGTCACCGAGGGCGACATGCCGCTCAGCGCGCTGGGCAACTGGAA is drawn from Streptomyces sp. NBC_00178 and contains these coding sequences:
- the crgA gene encoding cell division protein CrgA — translated: MPKSRIRKKADFTPPPAKQSTSIKLGNRSWVAPVMLALFLVGLAWIVLFYVTEGDMPLSALGNWNIVVGFGFIAGGFGVSTQWK